TGCATGATCTTGATATCATTTGTGCTCTGTCGCTTGATCCCGTGCTTGAGAATGTTCTTCATTTCATTGCACAATTCCAAAAATCCGTACCTGATTTGGTTCCTAGAGCATTTCTTCAGGTGGGTCACACTGGCGTTCTTTATCACTGTAATGCTGTAGATGTTTTGACTCATCTGACATTAGCGTTTCTCCTGGTTTGCAAATTTATGCTATAGCCAGAAATGACTAATATCTGTCTGCTATGTTAGATATAGAAAAGGTTTTAGCTTCTATCATTTATATATGACATCTGTTTTTCAATTGTATATGTGTATGAACTTTTCGTTAACTGATTGTTGTACAAATTTGGTTATGAACCGTTGCTTTCTGTGGTCATGGAGTATGTCATACATTGTAGTTATGCAGTAAGTGCTACTTTGGATTTTGTatctcatttgatatgatttgtgAAGTTCAACTTTATGAGTGTCACGAGTCTAAACATTTCTGGTAGTTGCCACAGCAAAAGTTTGGATATCAGAATCGAACTACTTTTCCTTATTGTTGACAATGTGGTTAGCTTATTTCTGGAAATACCCATCCTTCTTTGTTTCGTTCCTATATCCATAACATATTTTCGGGAGACTGCTGTTTTGTtactattttttctttttttctttataaATTGATCCCTCGGTGGTATATAAATAGCTTTGAGGTTTTCTTAGTCCAGTAAAGCTTTTATTTATGTTGTAACATTGAATTGCTGTTAGCTGGCTCATTTTCTGTTCCATTAGGCCCTCTCTTGTAGAAATATGATTTGTTTCCCCATCCTAAGTCTCATCCTGGCAAATATGTATTCAGTGAGTTACTTATGTTATAGTTTGTTGTTTCCCACTTACATTAACAATGATGCAAAAATCCATTGGAACAGACTTTATTGGTTCAAGATGGCAAGCTTTATGGGCGAGACTTGTTTTGCGATGTAATTTCAAGGGCTTTATCATTACCGGATATTATAGGAGACAAGGAATTCCAGTCGAATGAGTTTGTAGTGCAGCTAGGTCAGGTCAGCCACCAGGATTATTCCTTTATCAACCTTTatgtcatactccctccgtcccaaaattattgtcttaaGTTTGTCTAGAAATGTATGTATCTACATACTtaaatgtgactagatacattcatatatagacaaatctaagacaagaattttgggacggagggagtatataattgTTTCTTGGTTATTACTGTATTACTCATGCAGTCATAAAAATATATATCTGGAGTTCCGTACATATCATTGATTAAGTGCATTAATGACCTTGTAGTTGGTTATCAACTTGCTCAAAATTATCTGTACAAACACTGCATGGCAACGGCGCAAGCTTGGGAAGAGCTTGCAGGATTGGAGTACAATTTCCATACAGGTTTGTTACACATACAATTTATTACTTGCTCCCTTTTGCTGTTTCCATAAGTTACACATCATTAATACCTGTCTTCTTGCTTTGTTTTCTAGCATGACCTTGGATCAAACACGCTTAGCTAGTGAAACTGACCTTGGATAAAATACATACAGCTAGTGAAACTGTGAATGCAGTTTCATGCTAACCTGCGGTTCTGTCTCTAAAATTGGTTATTGCTATGTCAGCTACGAATGACATTATATCTTTCGTAATCATGCAGAAAAAAAACTGGATTTCTGAATTAACTTATCCTTACTTGGTTGAGTGAGTATTTACTTCATAGTGGCACTGAGCACTTGCATGTTTCTGTCACTGTTGGTAACTTGATTCTTTAGTAATGATAGAGGAAATGCCCTTCTAGGTCTTATCATTTTATGACAAGGTGAAAGAAAGGGATTAATCACAAATGGGAAAGCAGTAATCTTGGTAGTGTCAAATGTGCTCTGTTTTACTTCTACTATTATTCAGCCAACCGATAAGGGCTTATGATTGTTTGAGACCGAGCATTCTATGATTGTGACAGTTTGACCACTAGATCTTACACTTATAATGttttgtatctatacatattgcagTTGGAGCTTGCATTGAAAAGAGAGTTTGGTGAAACTAGAAATGTCTTGGCCGATGAGGTATCTCTGATTTCAAGTGCTTGCTGTAGTAATCAGTTGTCATATATTTTGATATTGTTTTGTTGGTGGTGCAGAACATGTGCATGAGAGTATCAAAGCAACTACTTGTTTGGTCTCAAGAACATACATACTGGATTGCTTCTCGGTTTCTCATATTGGGTTTTGAGCTTGATCTCTATTCTCCGAGTGAATACTGTATGGTCTACTGGTATATGCATGTGGTGTTTATAAAGCTGATAGAGAAGATGCAGTTACGAATCCTTGCTAGCAACGAAAACTGTAAGTTATCATGTCTGTTCAGAATTTTTTGTTGGATTTATTATCATTAGACTTACAGGTAGATGATGTGCTCGTAGATTTCCAATCTAGCAGGGTTGTTGATATTATTATAAAAACGACCATGTAGCATTCTGGATGTCTATCAGATATGTCAACACCTTGattgtttgagttgcatgttgtgCATCTTACTGCTTCATGTATCTCCGTCCTAGAATCCATTTGGAAAGCAAGTCAGAattagaagaacaagaagagtacATGAAAATAAATTGCACAATTCAAAAGGGAGTTAGTTTAAATAAATAAGCACGCATCGCCTTCCAGAAGCTGAAAAAGAAATAAGACAATGCATCAAATGAAAATATCCTGTTTTGGTGGTCTATTTGGTTATGGTATTCATATAATTGTTACTGGCAAGTGGTAACaccattatggagaaaattcatttgatgttgtttcttactctatcTCTATAAAACGCCATGCCATCTTTATCAATATTGTCTTAGTAGATTGGTTTCTAATTTGTCATTATTATAATTGGTTCAGCGCGTAGAAAAGGGAAAAAGAAGAAGGATCATTCAAAGGACTCTGTACGAGATACACCATTTCCTCCCTCGTGTTTATTGCTTCAGTGCTATGTCCTACTATCAGAAGGACTTTCAATGGTACATATGGCAATACGCCCCCTCTCTCCCTGGCAATGTAGAACAGTCACAGAGCATATATTTTAATACATCACTTGCCCTTTGCAACTAAACtatatttatcttgttgctcatgcaGTTGCTGGCTGCCCTGAGAAAGGAAAGCAAGTCATTCCAGTTACCAAGTATCTTCAATACTGAACAAGAGGTGGGTCAGATTTAGTGTTTGTGAATTCTGATATCCTTCTGAATATGGCTGTAGACGAGTCTAATGAATCTTGAACCACTCCGCAGAGATTCATGCAGCATTTCGATCTTCTCCAGAAAGCACAAATCCCCGAGTGCATTACCTACTACAGTTTTAAGGAAGCGGCAGCCCAGGCACACATGGCAGTCAGTACTAAGCCTTGAAATCCCCCTTTCACTAGTCTCTTCCTCTGCTTATTTGAACCTAACCGTGCAATATTTTTCACAGGACGTAATGAAATACAACTTCTTCAAGGAAATCCAGAAGATCATCCCCTCCTTGAAAGGTAGTTTTGCGAGCGAACCAGAAAAGCTTGCAGAGCTCCGCCAGATTGAACAGGTCGCCGAGCACAATAGGATAGCCCTAAACATCATCAACCACGTCGGTGCTAGTGATCCGAAACTGAGGGTTTCGTTTGAGTTTACACACCACCCCCACTTTGCAGTCGCAGTTGTAAAGAGATCATAGGTTCTTCTCAAGACAGTGTAAAAGATTTCCCAACTCTGTTTTAGTGATGGCACAGCTTGGGTCTGTCATTCTGGATTGTTCATTTGGTTCGTGCAGATCTCTCCTTTTAGGTTGTGCGAACGTGACAATTTTGTAGACAACAGGAAGAATATAGCAAGTTCCAGGAAAGGCTCACGCCCCTGGCTTTATTCTGTCTAGCATTTTTTGATATCATTTATTCTGCAAAATACACTGTACAAATGTTCTATAATTCCAGTGAGAAGTTATTGACAGATTGAGTTAGTGAAATTGTCATGTGATATacttcctctgttcctaaatattcctttcatccgaaaatacttgtcatagaaatggatgtatctagatgtattttagttctagatacattcatttttatatATTTGTATGACAAGTAATTTTGAACGGAGGAagcataagtctttttaaagatttcactacgaACTATtcactccgttcttaaatataagaccttttagaaattttactatagactagatacggaacaaaatgagtgaatctacattttaaaatatgactacatacatccatatgtactccctccattccaaaatataagaccttttaggaatttcactaggggactacatacggagcaaaatgagtgaatctatactttaaaatatgtctatgtacatccgtatgtagtttatagtacaatctttaaaatgtcttatatttaggaacggagggagtagttcatagtggaatctctaaaaggtcttatatttagaaacggagggagtacatacatCCCTAATTTGCTTCGTACATAGTGAATTCTTTAaagagacttatatttaggaatgaagggagtaGGAGGGAAGCAGCTTCTCTTATGttgtttggaatattttggttatACAACACAGGAACTTTAAAAAAAGATATATTGAGCAGTGCATCAAGATGAAGTGTAAACATATTCTTTTAATTATGCATGGCAATGCAGTGGTCAGTTTCAACAAATTCATTTCTCTataaaatgtactccctccgtaaactaatataagagcgtttagatcactattttaattatctaaacactcttatattaatttacagagggagtacattgcATCGGCTTGTATTACCATTTCATCACATTTAAATTGGGATACATGGCTTGTTGAATTTGGGATATCATGTTCAAATGTCCCCAACAAGTCTAGCGAGGTTGTATATGTCACTAGATTTGCTAGTTTCAACAAGTTGGCATATCTTGTGGTTGAAACTTAACTGCACTGAACAAAAGTGCATGTAGAAGGAAGTTATATCTTGTTTTTATGAGGAAAATTATGAGCATAAGTTCAATAGTAGCACCCTCGCTAAACATCAAGTGTGCATACATATAAGCATAGGCATGGGAATAATGAGTTGCAAATATTTAGTTGAAGTATCCCTTAAGTGTGGTGCAACTCAGAAAAAATGCTTTCATTATGTTGAAGTATCCCTTAATTTAGTTTTAGCAGAAACATTTTGGTGGTTGGACATTTTTTTGGATGAGTGGTTGGACcttgttaggaatatgcaacttgtattccatGAGGGCAATGACcaatatatatacatatgcaCGTGGTAAATATGTAGAAAACCCCTCATACAACGGGGAAATATACATGCTATaatataactctaacaccccctctcaaactcatggtggataaacaacgctgagtttggagagatagaagccaTGTTGCGTTCTAGTGTGGGTTTTCGTAAAGAAAACCGTCAACTGTAACttggaaggcacatactgaagagcaataacccGATCTTGCACATCAACGCGCACATAAAAAGCATCAACATATGACACGCTGGATTTTGGCCCTTTTTTCATGAATTTCTTTAAGATTTTACTTGAAATTGCTTTTCTCTCGTTCTGTGATATGGAAACTTAGAAAGATCATCTCTTCCTACTCTCCAAAGTGGCTTGTCATCCTCAAAACCTTCCCAAGACCATGTAATTCCCATCCTAATATTCTTTTtcttgggaatattcctttttctattaaaggaatcACCCTATTTGCtctaggttgtgaagcaacctatatttTCGCCTCTTCCATAATTTCCAAATACTTCTCATAAATtgtttgggtcatatcttcctcaaatatgtcaaaaatattttcttgtctagttcaaaaataatttaaGGATATTCCTTTTCCTATTATGCCCTGAAtgacactttgtgaaggaagtgtcacttttatCTTCTTCTTTGCCCTCAAAATTTTTGTGGACCCTTTCCTATCCATATTATGACATCATCCAAAATTAAACTTCGTTTGCCTAGTAAATATTCCTCAGCTAATTTCCAAATCTAGAAAGGAACTTTGTGAAGGAGGCACTAGCTAGGATGATCCAAATGATTTGCAATTTTGACATGACCTCAATATGTTCAAATTACCGCTCTACATAAGATTTGAGCATCACTCCCACCATCCATGTGAGCCCACCATCAAATCTTATTTTTTGGTCAGactttcagtttgtgaagcaactatattttatattgcttcatTATTGCTGAAAATTTACCAGGATCTTCTCCTATTCTTATAACCtatctccacaaaatttgagatCATTTTATCTAGCCAATATTTCTTTAGAATTTTTCTTAGTTTCTGACCAGAGAAATGcagtgtgaaggaagtaccattttggtGTATCCACatggtatgaaacttttacaGTGCACCCCACatggtatgaaacttttacaGTGCATCCATATTCCCAAATAGCTCATCTcccccaaatttcagctcaacccAATCAAGCATGTGAGTGCTACTTCATATTTGCATTTCTGTCCAGTGAAGTATATTGTACAACAAGTGCTATCTAGCTTCACCAtattgagctaaaaatttgcatAGATGATCATCTTACCGATGGATCACACTCTGAAAATATCAACATCTTTCTCGAGCCAATCTTCCTCAGTAAGAAACAAACACCTTGTTGTTCTCTTGTCTTCAAGCTCTTTGTGGTCACACCAATGGCTACTATGCTTGTTCCTTTGCCCCTTGGCCCTCTCCGATGAATGACCAATCGCCCAGACAAGTTTTAGCTGATCAAAGCATGGGGCACCATCGCGTTCATGCGGTGACCATGTGGATGGCATGCTAATGCCCGCGCTCTGGCAGTCGAGGCCCCCTGTTTCATCCGTTCCCTCGCGCCCTCGACACCTAGCCATGTCTAGGAGCTCTCCCCGTCGTCGCCCTCACCCTAGACCCCTCTCCCCTCCTCTTTATTCGTCCTCGCGCGACGACTACCGTGCCTGTGGGCGCACAGTGTTCGCGGTGGCCTACCAGACTTCTTCCTTCCCGCATCTGCCCCCTCTATGTATCTGATGCTCCTTTGACCCTCTCTCATCGCCGTCCGAGCTTGGCTGCGAGTGCATGCGTACACGGATGCGTCGAAGTGGCGTCCACCCGTCCGCGACGGCATCCAGCTCGGCAGCTCCCTCCGCGACTATTTAAGCCCACCCTCAGGTCTCCCGCCTCATTAGTAGCTCCTTGTCCCTCCTAGCTTCCCCCAGGCCTCTCAattgagctcgaggagctctcCGTGCCTCCAATGGATGCCATGGCCGCCGCCTTCCTTTGCCTAAATTAGAGCAATGCCGAGctcctccttccttattttcctcaCTCGAGAAACTAGAGAAGACTTGCGGAGCCCCTCAGACCTTCACGGCCTCCGCCGGAGCACGTAGCCCTGGTTCCACCTATGCTCGAAGCCATCGTCCATTGCAGCTCTTGCACTGCTCGAGTCCTTGATCCCCAGCATACGAGCCCTGCTCCATCAGATGAGCCACTCCGTGCTGAGCTCTCCCATGGGCGGAGCGCTGCGGGAGACGGCCGGAGGCGCTGGCAATCGCCGGCCGAGCGCCGCCTCTTTCTCGGCCAACCGTGTGCattgggaggaagaagaaggagagggaagagagagagagagagaggtcaatGCAGGCCCCACCCATCAGCGAGAGAAGCCCTGGCCCGCGCTGAGTAAGTGCAAACGTATTCCAGAAGGAATACGCTTTCCCTTTATGAAAGCgtattctatttcttcttcgggcTGAAGTTCATTTTCTTTTGCACAAGACATATTGCAGAGAAAGGCATTTTCCGTTTTCAGCGGGGGACCTGTTTGTGAGGATCTTTTTTTAGATTAGTCCCTGATCTTCAATCGTCCCTATCTCCGCAACCGTAACTCCGAATCAGGTGGTTCCAAAGCCCACGATcttgtctcgtcgagcccgttccGTTGGTTTCATTTTCACTATGTTGTCCCATACTGAAAATGACCATTTTCCCCTTGCCCTTAATCAGTCCCCTTCGGGAGAGAATCTTTTATGGCAAATCATTTTGCGAGTTTCTTGCACTTCCTCCCGGTGATCTCTTCACCCCCAGGCAAGCCACGATAACCACTTGCATGATGGCCTTGCAGTAGCCATGGTTGTCTACTTAAATATTTAATAATTGTTTGCTCATCTACTACTCGTATTTCTGTTTCGGTATGCTTGTGGATTCATGttcatcctcatgctttgtgcTTGTGCACCCTATTAGTTATGTGACTACTTGCCAGTATTATTCTCATATGTCATGCTTGTTATTATTACATGCTGGTGATAGTAGTGTTCATCTGATGCATGATTGTCACCAGTTATGAAAAGTACCTCTGATATGCATGATCATCGCTATGCCATGTTCATCTACATCCAGTAGACTAAGTGATTTTTTCTTGTTGATGCTAATGCTTCACATGATAAATGGTTATACTTCCCATCCATGTTCATGCTGATATCATGCTCACATGCATTGCCATTTCATCCCGTTATTTTTATTATGACTCAGCTTATTACTTTTCAAGTTTAACCGGACATTAATTGAATTTGAACACCTGTTGGCTGAGTCATAGTACCATCGAGTCGAGCTGACAATGCACCCACACTTGCCTGTATAGGAAGGCCTTAATGCGGTCTATAGTCACGCCTCTCGCTGGTTCCTCCAACTAGGGACGGTTATGTGTGTGCGCTACCCTAACCAGGTAGGAGGCCATAAGCCTTGTGTTCCCGTGTTGCCATTGAGCTCATGTCCCTGTTTGGGACGTTTTTGTTTTGCCATGACGATGGTCGTGGGATGCCCAGAGTGGCATCGGGGCTACCCATGACGTAGCCCAAAAGGGGAGTTTGTCGGAGTGGCCAGGAGAGTGTCATGCAATAGATCGGTTTTGCTGGAACACCGTTGGACGACCCGAACGGGAGCACGAGGCCTTGGGTTCCATGGTGTGGGTATAGTGTAataacctgtgcagagtgtataaTCTATCGATATCCACGCTCGCGGATATGGGACCAGTTCATAGTAGGTCCCACTATTGTTGGGGAacctagcatgggaaacaaaaaatttcctacgcacatgcaagacctatcatggtgatgatcatctatgagaggggagatcggatccacataccattgtagatcgctaagcggggagcattaagaaacgcggttgatgcagtcgaacgtcttcgcgatctgaatcgcaagtGTCTCATGaactccgtcctgatctagcaccgaacggacggtacctctgtgttcaacacacatacaactcgatgatggtctctgccttcttgacccagcaagagagatgaagaggtagctgaattctccggcagcacgacggcgtggcgataACGGTGGTGGATCCACTCTGGCAGGGTTTTGCCGTGCCGTAGAACTAGCTACGACGTGTCATGaaatggtggagggagagagggctgcactatggcttggagtgcgaaaagcctctctcacctccactatatatatgtgggagggaggggtggctccCTAGGTAAAAGACCCCTAGGGTCGGCCGacgcaagaggagagggaggagtcctcctccaacacaacttggaaggaggagtcctccttccccaattaaGTTTGCCTcctctcctttcctttctccCTCTATTGGCCGAAGTGGCCTTCTTGgtctggccaccagcccactaagggctggtgcaccactctTGGGACTCTAGTTCTTtcacgggtgggtggcccctcccgatggaactccagaacccattcgtcactcccggtactttaccggtaattccCGAAAATCTTAcgaaagccaaatggatacttcctatatataaatctttgtatccggaccatttcggaaaccctcgtgacgtctaggatctcatccgggacttcgaacaacatccagttaccaacatcaattattcaactataccaaaacgtcacagaaccttaagtgtgcagaccctccgggctcgagaactatgtagacatgaccgagacactctccggtcaatatccaatagcgggacctggatgcccatattgtatcctacatattctgcgaagatcttatgggtttaacctctatgtcaaggattcagttaatcccgtatatcattccctttgtccttcggtatgttacttgtccgagattcgatcgtcggtatctccatacctatttcagtctcgttaccgacaagtctctttactcgttccgtaatacaagatcccatggctaactctttagtcacattgcttgcaaggcttgtttgtgatgttgtattactgagtgggccccgagatacctctccgacatatgtagtgaaaaatcccagtctcgatccatgctaactcaacgaacaccttcggagatacctgtaaagcacctttatagtcaccagttatgttgcgacgtttgatacacataaggcattcctccggtgtcagtgagttacatgatgtcatggtcatagggacatatacttgacatgcagaaaacaatatcaacaaaataacacgatcacatgctacatatacagtttgggtcttgtcaatcacataattctcccaatgatgtgatcccgatacgaacattgttttgtctatatatccacacatgtatttgtgtttccattcaatacaattataacatggataataaacgattatcttgaaatagaaaatataataataactattttattattgcctgtagggcatacttccaacaacTATAGTCAACAGTAATAATAACCTTCTTAATAAACAACCCTGGTTCGATGAGGAAAGACGTTGGTTGATCTTTATGTGATCATGAGAGGATAAAAGTTGCTTAATAACCCCGTGTGCCTGCGCGAAGGGCCTAGGCGGCGTAGTTGGCGCGACTCAAAGGCCTGTGGCGGCACAGAGGAGTTGATTTAAGGCGCTGGTGGGGCTGATCTGGTCTCCGACGGCCGCGATGGCGCGCGTGGTGCGTGTGGTTTGCAAGCCGGCTCTTTAGTTTGGTCGTCGGTGACCTCCGCGAGGTGCGGTTGGCTACACCGGCGATCTCTTCGTCGACGGACTGGTGTGGTTGTGGTGATTGGTGGGCTCGTTGGCGTCGGTGAGGGATGACGTGTGAAAAAGGTGGTGTGTGAGTTGGGTGAAGACCCTGTATCGGTGTTATGCCGTGGCCGGTGATGGCGGCGGCTATGGTTGTCGTGACCTTCCTGGAGGCATCGCTGTTTTGCCGACGCACCCCTTTCGCACGGATCCGGCCATCTCGGCCTCTCTAGGCGAAACCCTTGATCTTATGATCGGACGGTGACAACGCCTTGGTGTCGTTCTCCCTCTTGGGGGCATCGTCTTGGAGCTCGGAATTAGCAAGCGAGACTGGtggttgatggtggtggtggggtACATGCTTTTGTAGCAGCGATGATGGTGGGAGCGATGTCAGTGACACGGCAATGGTTGCGGTAGTCGGCTCTTCTTTGGCGTGTCCAGGATTATGTCTCGGTTTGTTTGTTGCTATGGAGTCGAAGCTGCGGCGGCGGGGCCCTGTGGTATACGATGATTGACTGGAGGTAGCCCGCTCGGCGATCTCCCATGGCGTGCCTGGTTTTGTCCTATAAATTTCTCCGCCTGAGTCGGGGCTACGTCGTCTGGTCGCATATGGCTGAGATTTTGGCATAGATCTTCATGCAGTTTCATGTGTCCGCTACATCGTGGGTTGAGTTGACGATCGCCTTTGGCGGAGTCGAAGTCGTTTGCTTAGAGTGTAGGGATGGCGATGACGCCTCTAGGGGAGGAGTGATGACGATGACACATGCGTGCTGTCTCGTCGACACCCTCTTTGGAGTGATGTGCGTGGGCTTTTTCTATGTATGCCGCTCAACAATTGTGATGGTTTTCGCCCAGTTTTTCATAATTAACCGAGCAATCTGATTTTTGCTCGGTTTTTCGTGATTAATGAATGGAGGATATCTGtcatttcaaaaaaaataaacaagGGGAGGGGACTCACCCTGAAAAGGCACGATGGCACGCTGATGATGCCAGCCGCAGGAGGTGGTGTGGAATGGCGATTGGTCCGGTAGTGGAAGTCATATAAAGTTTGGGGAAGCAAACaacgagaagatgaagaaggccaATGGTGCTTTGTGATTCCTGCATGCATGTGGCACTCTCTCAAAGAGGTCTGGCTTGATGAGGAAAAATACCAGGTCTGATATGCTTTGGAAAATCGTTGGTTTTCGGCTTCCCCCTCATCCTGCGACGCTCCCGCGAGCGTCTGGGGGGCTAATCCTAGAGCCGCCACCCACCCTCCCCTCCCTCGCCGTCGCCATTGGGTGAGCGATCGAAGCCCGGTCGTCGTCGCTGGTGGCGGGCCCCCTTATCTCCTCGCACGGGGGGAACATCACAGACTGTATCCCTCGTTCTGGGACGCGGTGCTTGATGCCGGGCGCGGCGGCGCCCCGACATGGGCCGACAACGATGGCATAGCGTCTGCGTGAcgagcggcatggtggtggtccaGGCCGACGGGTGGGGGCGGCGGCGACTGCTTCCAAGCAGCGCCTCGGAGCCGCCGCTTGCGCTGCGGGTCAAGCGCGCCTGGATCGCGGGCGGCCCCTCTCACCGTGGCtctctggtggtggtggtagtggtggggaCAACGGTGGAGGTGGGCGTCCCCATCCAATCGGTCCCTCGCGGCCTGAAGATGGTGATCGTCACGGGAATACCTACCAGGTGGCCTTTCatgggtgcggcggcggcggatctggCTTCCCTCTTCTTTGCTCGGGCGGCGACCGGTGCCCTCCGGACTGTTTGGTCCTGTGACTTCGTGGGGAAAACATGTGGTTTCGAGGGGGAGGCTGCTGGGGGGACGAGGGCGCCGTCGTGTGCCCCGTCGATGGCACAGGGGTTCCGAACCTGGCCCTGAGCTGCTGCTTCACCTCCCCCTTCCCCCGGCCGACGTATGGTCATGGTTCCTCTCGAGGCTAGGTGATCGCCGGCGGTTCCGGAGACAGTCGGGGGCGTGGATTTGTCCAAAATCGTGTTCTTTGGTGGCTCTCGTGATGGTCTGATGGCAGGGCGGCGGTCCTGGCGGTGGGAGGCATGTTTGTCGTGGGCGGACGACGCGTCTTGGTTGCGGGCGAGCAGTCATGGCTGCTCGGGCGGCATGGCTGCG
This genomic stretch from Hordeum vulgare subsp. vulgare chromosome 6H, MorexV3_pseudomolecules_assembly, whole genome shotgun sequence harbors:
- the LOC123401697 gene encoding N-alpha-acetyltransferase 35, NatC auxiliary subunit isoform X2, with the translated sequence MNLQDGELVHGENFSLFAAMSALEIMDPKMDSGIERSGYYSIDEAIEDGIAPVPLSLDRTLDIQRTLDVIDHLFSCEATWHKGHTLAQTVFTCIYLMKMDRISSHAVLNSFCRILRATCNAVISVVSTARTHEEEDLFTMSFGLPLNGEGDDKCLSVLNSVEETISRQLRACKSQALSKKKTLEEFESLQDNPELEEGYCRALLCRLRFRKHFHHVVTCMRKPQGRGLDLARKHVTSCLAELSLMLKSQEFLKSRYDITLQKGDESCTTASGCRPIGFDVSLNSRLLSPAPPRAVQILAWSDGIRYFEKLLHDLDIICALSLDPVLENVLHFIAQFQKSVPDLVPRAFLQTLLVQDGKLYGRDLFCDVISRALSLPDIIGDKEFQSNEFVVQLGQLVINLLKIICTNTAWQRRKLGKSLQDWSTISIQLELALKREFGETRNVLADENMCMRVSKQLLVWSQEHTYWIASRFLILGFELDLYSPSEYCMVYWYMHVVFIKLIEKMQLRILASNENSRRKGKKKKDHSKDSVRDTPFPPSCLLLQCYVLLSEGLSMLLAALRKESKSFQLPSIFNTEQERFMQHFDLLQKAQIPECITYYSFKEAAAQAHMADVMKYNFFKEIQKIIPSLKGSFASEPEKLAELRQIEQVAEHNRIALNIINHVGASDPKLRVSFEFTHHPHFAVAVVKRS
- the LOC123401697 gene encoding N-alpha-acetyltransferase 35, NatC auxiliary subunit isoform X1, whose product is MEASSSSSPAGPAPGPPPCIPPSGDQCVWADVSPLIAAACADLQDGELVHGENFSLFAAMSALEIMDPKMDSGIERSGYYSIDEAIEDGIAPVPLSLDRTLDIQRTLDVIDHLFSCEATWHKGHTLAQTVFTCIYLMKMDRISSHAVLNSFCRILRATCNAVISVVSTARTHEEEDLFTMSFGLPLNGEGDDKCLSVLNSVEETISRQLRACKSQALSKKKTLEEFESLQDNPELEEGYCRALLCRLRFRKHFHHVVTCMRKPQGRGLDLARKHVTSCLAELSLMLKSQEFLKSRYDITLQKGDESCTTASGCRPIGFDVSLNSRLLSPAPPRAVQILAWSDGIRYFEKLLHDLDIICALSLDPVLENVLHFIAQFQKSVPDLVPRAFLQTLLVQDGKLYGRDLFCDVISRALSLPDIIGDKEFQSNEFVVQLGQLVINLLKIICTNTAWQRRKLGKSLQDWSTISIQLELALKREFGETRNVLADENMCMRVSKQLLVWSQEHTYWIASRFLILGFELDLYSPSEYCMVYWYMHVVFIKLIEKMQLRILASNENSRRKGKKKKDHSKDSVRDTPFPPSCLLLQCYVLLSEGLSMLLAALRKESKSFQLPSIFNTEQERFMQHFDLLQKAQIPECITYYSFKEAAAQAHMADVMKYNFFKEIQKIIPSLKGSFASEPEKLAELRQIEQVAEHNRIALNIINHVGASDPKLRVSFEFTHHPHFAVAVVKRS
- the LOC123401697 gene encoding N-alpha-acetyltransferase 35, NatC auxiliary subunit isoform X3 yields the protein MALPQFHLVWTEHLTFNALLMSSIIFSHATWHKGHTLAQTVFTCIYLMKMDRISSHAVLNSFCRILRATCNAVISVVSTARTHEEEDLFTMSFGLPLNGEGDDKCLSVLNSVEETISRQLRACKSQALSKKKTLEEFESLQDNPELEEGYCRALLCRLRFRKHFHHVVTCMRKPQGRGLDLARKHVTSCLAELSLMLKSQEFLKSRYDITLQKGDESCTTASGCRPIGFDVSLNSRLLSPAPPRAVQILAWSDGIRYFEKLLHDLDIICALSLDPVLENVLHFIAQFQKSVPDLVPRAFLQTLLVQDGKLYGRDLFCDVISRALSLPDIIGDKEFQSNEFVVQLGQLVINLLKIICTNTAWQRRKLGKSLQDWSTISIQLELALKREFGETRNVLADENMCMRVSKQLLVWSQEHTYWIASRFLILGFELDLYSPSEYCMVYWYMHVVFIKLIEKMQLRILASNENSRRKGKKKKDHSKDSVRDTPFPPSCLLLQCYVLLSEGLSMLLAALRKESKSFQLPSIFNTEQERFMQHFDLLQKAQIPECITYYSFKEAAAQAHMADVMKYNFFKEIQKIIPSLKGSFASEPEKLAELRQIEQVAEHNRIALNIINHVGASDPKLRVSFEFTHHPHFAVAVVKRS